From the Oryza glaberrima chromosome 5, OglaRS2, whole genome shotgun sequence genome, one window contains:
- the LOC127773491 gene encoding transcription factor TGAL5 isoform X8 has product MISTGLCSQRIQQICEDLTSQELSTAGYLAARPPTLEIFPSWPMSHLQEPYSQNSQSVGSTTDSSSAQNTMSQAELVSPASMRSDSGQEQQQQEVLMVTIDDYNYKQGLGAAIATAPSFQQHAGGLDMRKHGSTRKDGKLLDAKTERRLAQNREAARKSRLRKKAYVQQLETSRIRLQQIEQELQRARSQGLFPGGCSAPGDMSSGAVMFDMEYTRWIDDDSKCMAELQGALQAQLPDGNLGAIVEECMRHYDELFHLRAVLASSDVFHLMTGMWAAPAERCFLWMAGFRPSEILKMLIPQLDPLTEQQLMGMCSLQQSSEQTEEALAQGLHQLHQSLADAVGGGPLNDGADVANYTGLMALALGRLENLESFYRQADNLRQETLHHMRRILTTRQTARCFLSIGEYNRRLRALSSLWASRPRENFIATENVSPTGTEFQVIQQSQQNQFSGF; this is encoded by the exons ATGATCTCTACTGGCCTCTGTAGCCAAAGGATTCAGCAAATCTGCGAAGACCTCACGAGTCAGGAGCTTTCCA CAGCAGGATATCTTGCAGCTAGGCCCCCCACACTGGAAATCTTCCCTTCATGGCCAATGAGTCATCTACAGGAGCCATACAGT CAGAACTCGCAGTCAGTAGGGAGCACCACTGACTCTAGCTCAGCTCAGAACACAATGTCACAGGCCGAGTTGGTGTCCCCAGCGAGCATGAGGTCCGACTCTGGGCAGGAACAGCAACAACAGGAGGTATTGATGGTGACCATTGATGATTACAACTACAAACAAGGACTTGGAGCAGCAATAGCTACTGCACCAAGCTTTCAGCAACATGCAGGAGGCCTAGACATG AGGAAGCATGGATCCACTAGAAAAGACGGAAAACTGTTAGATGCCAAG ACTGAAAGGCGATTGGCTCAGAACAGAGAAGCTGCAAGAAAGAGCAGGCTGAGGAAAAAG GCTTATGTGCAGCAACTTGAGACTAGCCGCATAAGGCTTCAGCAAATCGAGCAAGAGCTTCAGAGAGCACGCTCACAG GGCTTGTTTCCTGGAGGATGCAGTGCACCTGGAGATATGAGCTCGG GTGCTGTAATGTTTGACATGGAGTACACCCGATGGATAGACGACGACAGCAAATGCATGGCAGAGCTCCAGGGCGCGCTACAGGCCCAGCTCCCCGACGGAAACCTTGGTGCCATTGTGGAAGAATGCATGCGCCACTACGACGAGCTCTTCCACCTTAGGGCCGTGCTCGCCAGCTCCGACGTGTTCCACCTGATGACTGGCATGTGGGCGGCGCCAGCCGAGCGGTGCTTCCTCTGGATGGCCGGTTTCCGGCCATCAGAAATTCTCAAA ATGCTGATACCTCAGCTCGATCCACTGACGGAGCAGCAGCTGATGGGGATGTGCAGCCTGCAGCAGTCGTCGGAGCAGACCGAGGAGGCGCTCGCGCAGGGGCTTCACCAGCTGCACCAGTCACTGGCCGACGCGGTGGGCGGCGGTCCTCTCAACGACGGCGCAGATGTTGCCAACTACACCGGCCTCATGGCCCTAGCACTTGGCAGGCTTGAGAACCTCGAGAGCTTTTATCGTCAG GCTGATAATCTGAGGCAGGAAACGTTGCACCACATGCGGCGAATTCTCACAACCAGACAGACAGCTCGGTGTTTTCTTTCCATTGGAGAGTATAATCGCCGTCTCCGTGCTCTCAGCTCCCTCTGGGCTTCACGTCCTCGCGA AAACTTCATTGCGACAGAGAATGTCAGCCCTACAGGAACTGAATTTCAGGTTATTCAGCAATCTCAGCAAAATCAATTCTCCGGTTTCTGA
- the LOC127773491 gene encoding transcription factor TGAL5 isoform X9 → MISTGLCSQRIQQICEDLTSQELSTAGYLAARPPTLEIFPSWPMSHLQEPYSNSQSVGSTTDSSSAQNTMSQAELVSPASMRSDSGQEQQQQEVLMVTIDDYNYKQGLGAAIATAPSFQQHAGGLDMRKHGSTRKDGKLLDAKTERRLAQNREAARKSRLRKKAYVQQLETSRIRLQQIEQELQRARSQGLFPGGCSAPGDMSSGAVMFDMEYTRWIDDDSKCMAELQGALQAQLPDGNLGAIVEECMRHYDELFHLRAVLASSDVFHLMTGMWAAPAERCFLWMAGFRPSEILKMLIPQLDPLTEQQLMGMCSLQQSSEQTEEALAQGLHQLHQSLADAVGGGPLNDGADVANYTGLMALALGRLENLESFYRQADNLRQETLHHMRRILTTRQTARCFLSIGEYNRRLRALSSLWASRPRENFIATENVSPTGTEFQVIQQSQQNQFSGF, encoded by the exons ATGATCTCTACTGGCCTCTGTAGCCAAAGGATTCAGCAAATCTGCGAAGACCTCACGAGTCAGGAGCTTTCCA CAGCAGGATATCTTGCAGCTAGGCCCCCCACACTGGAAATCTTCCCTTCATGGCCAATGAGTCATCTACAGGAGCCATACAGT AACTCGCAGTCAGTAGGGAGCACCACTGACTCTAGCTCAGCTCAGAACACAATGTCACAGGCCGAGTTGGTGTCCCCAGCGAGCATGAGGTCCGACTCTGGGCAGGAACAGCAACAACAGGAGGTATTGATGGTGACCATTGATGATTACAACTACAAACAAGGACTTGGAGCAGCAATAGCTACTGCACCAAGCTTTCAGCAACATGCAGGAGGCCTAGACATG AGGAAGCATGGATCCACTAGAAAAGACGGAAAACTGTTAGATGCCAAG ACTGAAAGGCGATTGGCTCAGAACAGAGAAGCTGCAAGAAAGAGCAGGCTGAGGAAAAAG GCTTATGTGCAGCAACTTGAGACTAGCCGCATAAGGCTTCAGCAAATCGAGCAAGAGCTTCAGAGAGCACGCTCACAG GGCTTGTTTCCTGGAGGATGCAGTGCACCTGGAGATATGAGCTCGG GTGCTGTAATGTTTGACATGGAGTACACCCGATGGATAGACGACGACAGCAAATGCATGGCAGAGCTCCAGGGCGCGCTACAGGCCCAGCTCCCCGACGGAAACCTTGGTGCCATTGTGGAAGAATGCATGCGCCACTACGACGAGCTCTTCCACCTTAGGGCCGTGCTCGCCAGCTCCGACGTGTTCCACCTGATGACTGGCATGTGGGCGGCGCCAGCCGAGCGGTGCTTCCTCTGGATGGCCGGTTTCCGGCCATCAGAAATTCTCAAA ATGCTGATACCTCAGCTCGATCCACTGACGGAGCAGCAGCTGATGGGGATGTGCAGCCTGCAGCAGTCGTCGGAGCAGACCGAGGAGGCGCTCGCGCAGGGGCTTCACCAGCTGCACCAGTCACTGGCCGACGCGGTGGGCGGCGGTCCTCTCAACGACGGCGCAGATGTTGCCAACTACACCGGCCTCATGGCCCTAGCACTTGGCAGGCTTGAGAACCTCGAGAGCTTTTATCGTCAG GCTGATAATCTGAGGCAGGAAACGTTGCACCACATGCGGCGAATTCTCACAACCAGACAGACAGCTCGGTGTTTTCTTTCCATTGGAGAGTATAATCGCCGTCTCCGTGCTCTCAGCTCCCTCTGGGCTTCACGTCCTCGCGA AAACTTCATTGCGACAGAGAATGTCAGCCCTACAGGAACTGAATTTCAGGTTATTCAGCAATCTCAGCAAAATCAATTCTCCGGTTTCTGA
- the LOC127773491 gene encoding transcription factor TGAL5 isoform X6, with translation MFKRTQNLLCGTVVDETPRGIRFASVGEDKQETKQHPIMWELQPAAAAYFGELEKALIHGTSAGAGVDHGMIQSDAYTESAGYLAARPPTLEIFPSWPMSHLQEPYSQNSQSVGSTTDSSSAQNTMSQAELVSPASMRSDSGQEQQQQEVLMVTIDDYNYKQGLGAAIATAPSFQQHAGGLDMRKHGSTRKDGKLLDAKTERRLAQNREAARKSRLRKKAYVQQLETSRIRLQQIEQELQRARSQGLFPGGCSAPGDMSSGAVMFDMEYTRWIDDDSKCMAELQGALQAQLPDGNLGAIVEECMRHYDELFHLRAVLASSDVFHLMTGMWAAPAERCFLWMAGFRPSEILKMLIPQLDPLTEQQLMGMCSLQQSSEQTEEALAQGLHQLHQSLADAVGGGPLNDGADVANYTGLMALALGRLENLESFYRQADNLRQETLHHMRRILTTRQTARCFLSIGEYNRRLRALSSLWASRPRENFIATENVSPTGTEFQVIQQSQQNQFSGF, from the exons ATGTTCAAAAGGACACAAAATCTTCTTTGTGGTACAGTAGTAGATGAAACTCCAAGGGGGATTCGATTTGCCAGTGTGGGAGAAGACAAACAGGAAACGAAGCAACATCCTATCATGTG GGAGTTGCAACCTGCAGCTGCTGCTTACTTTGGTGAGTTGGAGAAGGCCCTTATCCATGGCACCAGTGCTGGTGCTGGTGTCGATCATGGCATGATCCAAAGTGACGCGTACACAGAGT CAGCAGGATATCTTGCAGCTAGGCCCCCCACACTGGAAATCTTCCCTTCATGGCCAATGAGTCATCTACAGGAGCCATACAGT CAGAACTCGCAGTCAGTAGGGAGCACCACTGACTCTAGCTCAGCTCAGAACACAATGTCACAGGCCGAGTTGGTGTCCCCAGCGAGCATGAGGTCCGACTCTGGGCAGGAACAGCAACAACAGGAGGTATTGATGGTGACCATTGATGATTACAACTACAAACAAGGACTTGGAGCAGCAATAGCTACTGCACCAAGCTTTCAGCAACATGCAGGAGGCCTAGACATG AGGAAGCATGGATCCACTAGAAAAGACGGAAAACTGTTAGATGCCAAG ACTGAAAGGCGATTGGCTCAGAACAGAGAAGCTGCAAGAAAGAGCAGGCTGAGGAAAAAG GCTTATGTGCAGCAACTTGAGACTAGCCGCATAAGGCTTCAGCAAATCGAGCAAGAGCTTCAGAGAGCACGCTCACAG GGCTTGTTTCCTGGAGGATGCAGTGCACCTGGAGATATGAGCTCGG GTGCTGTAATGTTTGACATGGAGTACACCCGATGGATAGACGACGACAGCAAATGCATGGCAGAGCTCCAGGGCGCGCTACAGGCCCAGCTCCCCGACGGAAACCTTGGTGCCATTGTGGAAGAATGCATGCGCCACTACGACGAGCTCTTCCACCTTAGGGCCGTGCTCGCCAGCTCCGACGTGTTCCACCTGATGACTGGCATGTGGGCGGCGCCAGCCGAGCGGTGCTTCCTCTGGATGGCCGGTTTCCGGCCATCAGAAATTCTCAAA ATGCTGATACCTCAGCTCGATCCACTGACGGAGCAGCAGCTGATGGGGATGTGCAGCCTGCAGCAGTCGTCGGAGCAGACCGAGGAGGCGCTCGCGCAGGGGCTTCACCAGCTGCACCAGTCACTGGCCGACGCGGTGGGCGGCGGTCCTCTCAACGACGGCGCAGATGTTGCCAACTACACCGGCCTCATGGCCCTAGCACTTGGCAGGCTTGAGAACCTCGAGAGCTTTTATCGTCAG GCTGATAATCTGAGGCAGGAAACGTTGCACCACATGCGGCGAATTCTCACAACCAGACAGACAGCTCGGTGTTTTCTTTCCATTGGAGAGTATAATCGCCGTCTCCGTGCTCTCAGCTCCCTCTGGGCTTCACGTCCTCGCGA AAACTTCATTGCGACAGAGAATGTCAGCCCTACAGGAACTGAATTTCAGGTTATTCAGCAATCTCAGCAAAATCAATTCTCCGGTTTCTGA
- the LOC127773491 gene encoding transcription factor TGAL5 isoform X5, producing the protein MKLQGGFDLPVWEKTNRKRSNILSCGEGSSWRMANDHDRAVPHSQAVAYGIQGHAVLAAPPANFLELQPAAAAYFGELEKALIHGTSAGAGVDHGMIQSDAYTESAGYLAARPPTLEIFPSWPMSHLQEPYSQNSQSVGSTTDSSSAQNTMSQAELVSPASMRSDSGQEQQQQEVLMVTIDDYNYKQGLGAAIATAPSFQQHAGGLDMRKHGSTRKDGKLLDAKTERRLAQNREAARKSRLRKKAYVQQLETSRIRLQQIEQELQRARSQGLFPGGCSAPGDMSSGAVMFDMEYTRWIDDDSKCMAELQGALQAQLPDGNLGAIVEECMRHYDELFHLRAVLASSDVFHLMTGMWAAPAERCFLWMAGFRPSEILKMLIPQLDPLTEQQLMGMCSLQQSSEQTEEALAQGLHQLHQSLADAVGGGPLNDGADVANYTGLMALALGRLENLESFYRQADNLRQETLHHMRRILTTRQTARCFLSIGEYNRRLRALSSLWASRPRENFIATENVSPTGTEFQVIQQSQQNQFSGF; encoded by the exons ATGAAACTCCAAGGGGGATTCGATTTGCCAGTGTGGGAGAAGACAAACAGGAAACGAAGCAACATCCTATCATGTG GTGAGGGGAGTTCTTGGAGGATGGCAAATGATCATGATAGAGCAGTACCACACAGCCAAGCGGTTGCATATGGAATCCAAGGCCATGCTGTTCTTGCTGCACCACCTGCCAACTTCCT GGAGTTGCAACCTGCAGCTGCTGCTTACTTTGGTGAGTTGGAGAAGGCCCTTATCCATGGCACCAGTGCTGGTGCTGGTGTCGATCATGGCATGATCCAAAGTGACGCGTACACAGAGT CAGCAGGATATCTTGCAGCTAGGCCCCCCACACTGGAAATCTTCCCTTCATGGCCAATGAGTCATCTACAGGAGCCATACAGT CAGAACTCGCAGTCAGTAGGGAGCACCACTGACTCTAGCTCAGCTCAGAACACAATGTCACAGGCCGAGTTGGTGTCCCCAGCGAGCATGAGGTCCGACTCTGGGCAGGAACAGCAACAACAGGAGGTATTGATGGTGACCATTGATGATTACAACTACAAACAAGGACTTGGAGCAGCAATAGCTACTGCACCAAGCTTTCAGCAACATGCAGGAGGCCTAGACATG AGGAAGCATGGATCCACTAGAAAAGACGGAAAACTGTTAGATGCCAAG ACTGAAAGGCGATTGGCTCAGAACAGAGAAGCTGCAAGAAAGAGCAGGCTGAGGAAAAAG GCTTATGTGCAGCAACTTGAGACTAGCCGCATAAGGCTTCAGCAAATCGAGCAAGAGCTTCAGAGAGCACGCTCACAG GGCTTGTTTCCTGGAGGATGCAGTGCACCTGGAGATATGAGCTCGG GTGCTGTAATGTTTGACATGGAGTACACCCGATGGATAGACGACGACAGCAAATGCATGGCAGAGCTCCAGGGCGCGCTACAGGCCCAGCTCCCCGACGGAAACCTTGGTGCCATTGTGGAAGAATGCATGCGCCACTACGACGAGCTCTTCCACCTTAGGGCCGTGCTCGCCAGCTCCGACGTGTTCCACCTGATGACTGGCATGTGGGCGGCGCCAGCCGAGCGGTGCTTCCTCTGGATGGCCGGTTTCCGGCCATCAGAAATTCTCAAA ATGCTGATACCTCAGCTCGATCCACTGACGGAGCAGCAGCTGATGGGGATGTGCAGCCTGCAGCAGTCGTCGGAGCAGACCGAGGAGGCGCTCGCGCAGGGGCTTCACCAGCTGCACCAGTCACTGGCCGACGCGGTGGGCGGCGGTCCTCTCAACGACGGCGCAGATGTTGCCAACTACACCGGCCTCATGGCCCTAGCACTTGGCAGGCTTGAGAACCTCGAGAGCTTTTATCGTCAG GCTGATAATCTGAGGCAGGAAACGTTGCACCACATGCGGCGAATTCTCACAACCAGACAGACAGCTCGGTGTTTTCTTTCCATTGGAGAGTATAATCGCCGTCTCCGTGCTCTCAGCTCCCTCTGGGCTTCACGTCCTCGCGA AAACTTCATTGCGACAGAGAATGTCAGCCCTACAGGAACTGAATTTCAGGTTATTCAGCAATCTCAGCAAAATCAATTCTCCGGTTTCTGA
- the LOC127773491 gene encoding transcription factor TGAL5 isoform X1, with the protein MHGACMCEPSSLVSTAATSLFFVKLRVVLIGMVQGEGSSWRMANDHDRAVPHSQAVAYGIQGHAVLAAPPANFLELQPAAAAYFGELEKALIHGTSAGAGVDHGMIQSDAYTESAGYLAARPPTLEIFPSWPMSHLQEPYSQNSQSVGSTTDSSSAQNTMSQAELVSPASMRSDSGQEQQQQEVLMVTIDDYNYKQGLGAAIATAPSFQQHAGGLDMRKHGSTRKDGKLLDAKTERRLAQNREAARKSRLRKKAYVQQLETSRIRLQQIEQELQRARSQGLFPGGCSAPGDMSSGAVMFDMEYTRWIDDDSKCMAELQGALQAQLPDGNLGAIVEECMRHYDELFHLRAVLASSDVFHLMTGMWAAPAERCFLWMAGFRPSEILKMLIPQLDPLTEQQLMGMCSLQQSSEQTEEALAQGLHQLHQSLADAVGGGPLNDGADVANYTGLMALALGRLENLESFYRQADNLRQETLHHMRRILTTRQTARCFLSIGEYNRRLRALSSLWASRPRENFIATENVSPTGTEFQVIQQSQQNQFSGF; encoded by the exons ATGCatggtgcatgcatgtgtgaaCCTAGTTCACTAGTCTCTACTGCTGCTACTAGCCTCTTCTTTGTAAAGTTGAGAGTTGTGCTCATTGGCATGGTGCAAGGTGAGGGGAGTTCTTGGAGGATGGCAAATGATCATGATAGAGCAGTACCACACAGCCAAGCGGTTGCATATGGAATCCAAGGCCATGCTGTTCTTGCTGCACCACCTGCCAACTTCCT GGAGTTGCAACCTGCAGCTGCTGCTTACTTTGGTGAGTTGGAGAAGGCCCTTATCCATGGCACCAGTGCTGGTGCTGGTGTCGATCATGGCATGATCCAAAGTGACGCGTACACAGAGT CAGCAGGATATCTTGCAGCTAGGCCCCCCACACTGGAAATCTTCCCTTCATGGCCAATGAGTCATCTACAGGAGCCATACAGT CAGAACTCGCAGTCAGTAGGGAGCACCACTGACTCTAGCTCAGCTCAGAACACAATGTCACAGGCCGAGTTGGTGTCCCCAGCGAGCATGAGGTCCGACTCTGGGCAGGAACAGCAACAACAGGAGGTATTGATGGTGACCATTGATGATTACAACTACAAACAAGGACTTGGAGCAGCAATAGCTACTGCACCAAGCTTTCAGCAACATGCAGGAGGCCTAGACATG AGGAAGCATGGATCCACTAGAAAAGACGGAAAACTGTTAGATGCCAAG ACTGAAAGGCGATTGGCTCAGAACAGAGAAGCTGCAAGAAAGAGCAGGCTGAGGAAAAAG GCTTATGTGCAGCAACTTGAGACTAGCCGCATAAGGCTTCAGCAAATCGAGCAAGAGCTTCAGAGAGCACGCTCACAG GGCTTGTTTCCTGGAGGATGCAGTGCACCTGGAGATATGAGCTCGG GTGCTGTAATGTTTGACATGGAGTACACCCGATGGATAGACGACGACAGCAAATGCATGGCAGAGCTCCAGGGCGCGCTACAGGCCCAGCTCCCCGACGGAAACCTTGGTGCCATTGTGGAAGAATGCATGCGCCACTACGACGAGCTCTTCCACCTTAGGGCCGTGCTCGCCAGCTCCGACGTGTTCCACCTGATGACTGGCATGTGGGCGGCGCCAGCCGAGCGGTGCTTCCTCTGGATGGCCGGTTTCCGGCCATCAGAAATTCTCAAA ATGCTGATACCTCAGCTCGATCCACTGACGGAGCAGCAGCTGATGGGGATGTGCAGCCTGCAGCAGTCGTCGGAGCAGACCGAGGAGGCGCTCGCGCAGGGGCTTCACCAGCTGCACCAGTCACTGGCCGACGCGGTGGGCGGCGGTCCTCTCAACGACGGCGCAGATGTTGCCAACTACACCGGCCTCATGGCCCTAGCACTTGGCAGGCTTGAGAACCTCGAGAGCTTTTATCGTCAG GCTGATAATCTGAGGCAGGAAACGTTGCACCACATGCGGCGAATTCTCACAACCAGACAGACAGCTCGGTGTTTTCTTTCCATTGGAGAGTATAATCGCCGTCTCCGTGCTCTCAGCTCCCTCTGGGCTTCACGTCCTCGCGA AAACTTCATTGCGACAGAGAATGTCAGCCCTACAGGAACTGAATTTCAGGTTATTCAGCAATCTCAGCAAAATCAATTCTCCGGTTTCTGA
- the LOC127773491 gene encoding transcription factor TGAL5 isoform X4 — MHGACMCEPSSLVSTAATSLFFVKLRVVLIGMVQGEGSSWRMANDHDRAVPHSQAVAYGIQGHAVLAAPPANFLELQPAAAAYFGELEKALIHGTSAGAGVDHGMIQSDAYTESGYLAARPPTLEIFPSWPMSHLQEPYSNSQSVGSTTDSSSAQNTMSQAELVSPASMRSDSGQEQQQQEVLMVTIDDYNYKQGLGAAIATAPSFQQHAGGLDMRKHGSTRKDGKLLDAKTERRLAQNREAARKSRLRKKAYVQQLETSRIRLQQIEQELQRARSQGLFPGGCSAPGDMSSGAVMFDMEYTRWIDDDSKCMAELQGALQAQLPDGNLGAIVEECMRHYDELFHLRAVLASSDVFHLMTGMWAAPAERCFLWMAGFRPSEILKMLIPQLDPLTEQQLMGMCSLQQSSEQTEEALAQGLHQLHQSLADAVGGGPLNDGADVANYTGLMALALGRLENLESFYRQADNLRQETLHHMRRILTTRQTARCFLSIGEYNRRLRALSSLWASRPRENFIATENVSPTGTEFQVIQQSQQNQFSGF; from the exons ATGCatggtgcatgcatgtgtgaaCCTAGTTCACTAGTCTCTACTGCTGCTACTAGCCTCTTCTTTGTAAAGTTGAGAGTTGTGCTCATTGGCATGGTGCAAGGTGAGGGGAGTTCTTGGAGGATGGCAAATGATCATGATAGAGCAGTACCACACAGCCAAGCGGTTGCATATGGAATCCAAGGCCATGCTGTTCTTGCTGCACCACCTGCCAACTTCCT GGAGTTGCAACCTGCAGCTGCTGCTTACTTTGGTGAGTTGGAGAAGGCCCTTATCCATGGCACCAGTGCTGGTGCTGGTGTCGATCATGGCATGATCCAAAGTGACGCGTACACAGAGT CAGGATATCTTGCAGCTAGGCCCCCCACACTGGAAATCTTCCCTTCATGGCCAATGAGTCATCTACAGGAGCCATACAGT AACTCGCAGTCAGTAGGGAGCACCACTGACTCTAGCTCAGCTCAGAACACAATGTCACAGGCCGAGTTGGTGTCCCCAGCGAGCATGAGGTCCGACTCTGGGCAGGAACAGCAACAACAGGAGGTATTGATGGTGACCATTGATGATTACAACTACAAACAAGGACTTGGAGCAGCAATAGCTACTGCACCAAGCTTTCAGCAACATGCAGGAGGCCTAGACATG AGGAAGCATGGATCCACTAGAAAAGACGGAAAACTGTTAGATGCCAAG ACTGAAAGGCGATTGGCTCAGAACAGAGAAGCTGCAAGAAAGAGCAGGCTGAGGAAAAAG GCTTATGTGCAGCAACTTGAGACTAGCCGCATAAGGCTTCAGCAAATCGAGCAAGAGCTTCAGAGAGCACGCTCACAG GGCTTGTTTCCTGGAGGATGCAGTGCACCTGGAGATATGAGCTCGG GTGCTGTAATGTTTGACATGGAGTACACCCGATGGATAGACGACGACAGCAAATGCATGGCAGAGCTCCAGGGCGCGCTACAGGCCCAGCTCCCCGACGGAAACCTTGGTGCCATTGTGGAAGAATGCATGCGCCACTACGACGAGCTCTTCCACCTTAGGGCCGTGCTCGCCAGCTCCGACGTGTTCCACCTGATGACTGGCATGTGGGCGGCGCCAGCCGAGCGGTGCTTCCTCTGGATGGCCGGTTTCCGGCCATCAGAAATTCTCAAA ATGCTGATACCTCAGCTCGATCCACTGACGGAGCAGCAGCTGATGGGGATGTGCAGCCTGCAGCAGTCGTCGGAGCAGACCGAGGAGGCGCTCGCGCAGGGGCTTCACCAGCTGCACCAGTCACTGGCCGACGCGGTGGGCGGCGGTCCTCTCAACGACGGCGCAGATGTTGCCAACTACACCGGCCTCATGGCCCTAGCACTTGGCAGGCTTGAGAACCTCGAGAGCTTTTATCGTCAG GCTGATAATCTGAGGCAGGAAACGTTGCACCACATGCGGCGAATTCTCACAACCAGACAGACAGCTCGGTGTTTTCTTTCCATTGGAGAGTATAATCGCCGTCTCCGTGCTCTCAGCTCCCTCTGGGCTTCACGTCCTCGCGA AAACTTCATTGCGACAGAGAATGTCAGCCCTACAGGAACTGAATTTCAGGTTATTCAGCAATCTCAGCAAAATCAATTCTCCGGTTTCTGA
- the LOC127773491 gene encoding transcription factor TGAL5 isoform X2, whose protein sequence is MHGACMCEPSSLVSTAATSLFFVKLRVVLIGMVQGEGSSWRMANDHDRAVPHSQAVAYGIQGHAVLAAPPANFLELQPAAAAYFGELEKALIHGTSAGAGVDHGMIQSDAYTESAGYLAARPPTLEIFPSWPMSHLQEPYSNSQSVGSTTDSSSAQNTMSQAELVSPASMRSDSGQEQQQQEVLMVTIDDYNYKQGLGAAIATAPSFQQHAGGLDMRKHGSTRKDGKLLDAKTERRLAQNREAARKSRLRKKAYVQQLETSRIRLQQIEQELQRARSQGLFPGGCSAPGDMSSGAVMFDMEYTRWIDDDSKCMAELQGALQAQLPDGNLGAIVEECMRHYDELFHLRAVLASSDVFHLMTGMWAAPAERCFLWMAGFRPSEILKMLIPQLDPLTEQQLMGMCSLQQSSEQTEEALAQGLHQLHQSLADAVGGGPLNDGADVANYTGLMALALGRLENLESFYRQADNLRQETLHHMRRILTTRQTARCFLSIGEYNRRLRALSSLWASRPRENFIATENVSPTGTEFQVIQQSQQNQFSGF, encoded by the exons ATGCatggtgcatgcatgtgtgaaCCTAGTTCACTAGTCTCTACTGCTGCTACTAGCCTCTTCTTTGTAAAGTTGAGAGTTGTGCTCATTGGCATGGTGCAAGGTGAGGGGAGTTCTTGGAGGATGGCAAATGATCATGATAGAGCAGTACCACACAGCCAAGCGGTTGCATATGGAATCCAAGGCCATGCTGTTCTTGCTGCACCACCTGCCAACTTCCT GGAGTTGCAACCTGCAGCTGCTGCTTACTTTGGTGAGTTGGAGAAGGCCCTTATCCATGGCACCAGTGCTGGTGCTGGTGTCGATCATGGCATGATCCAAAGTGACGCGTACACAGAGT CAGCAGGATATCTTGCAGCTAGGCCCCCCACACTGGAAATCTTCCCTTCATGGCCAATGAGTCATCTACAGGAGCCATACAGT AACTCGCAGTCAGTAGGGAGCACCACTGACTCTAGCTCAGCTCAGAACACAATGTCACAGGCCGAGTTGGTGTCCCCAGCGAGCATGAGGTCCGACTCTGGGCAGGAACAGCAACAACAGGAGGTATTGATGGTGACCATTGATGATTACAACTACAAACAAGGACTTGGAGCAGCAATAGCTACTGCACCAAGCTTTCAGCAACATGCAGGAGGCCTAGACATG AGGAAGCATGGATCCACTAGAAAAGACGGAAAACTGTTAGATGCCAAG ACTGAAAGGCGATTGGCTCAGAACAGAGAAGCTGCAAGAAAGAGCAGGCTGAGGAAAAAG GCTTATGTGCAGCAACTTGAGACTAGCCGCATAAGGCTTCAGCAAATCGAGCAAGAGCTTCAGAGAGCACGCTCACAG GGCTTGTTTCCTGGAGGATGCAGTGCACCTGGAGATATGAGCTCGG GTGCTGTAATGTTTGACATGGAGTACACCCGATGGATAGACGACGACAGCAAATGCATGGCAGAGCTCCAGGGCGCGCTACAGGCCCAGCTCCCCGACGGAAACCTTGGTGCCATTGTGGAAGAATGCATGCGCCACTACGACGAGCTCTTCCACCTTAGGGCCGTGCTCGCCAGCTCCGACGTGTTCCACCTGATGACTGGCATGTGGGCGGCGCCAGCCGAGCGGTGCTTCCTCTGGATGGCCGGTTTCCGGCCATCAGAAATTCTCAAA ATGCTGATACCTCAGCTCGATCCACTGACGGAGCAGCAGCTGATGGGGATGTGCAGCCTGCAGCAGTCGTCGGAGCAGACCGAGGAGGCGCTCGCGCAGGGGCTTCACCAGCTGCACCAGTCACTGGCCGACGCGGTGGGCGGCGGTCCTCTCAACGACGGCGCAGATGTTGCCAACTACACCGGCCTCATGGCCCTAGCACTTGGCAGGCTTGAGAACCTCGAGAGCTTTTATCGTCAG GCTGATAATCTGAGGCAGGAAACGTTGCACCACATGCGGCGAATTCTCACAACCAGACAGACAGCTCGGTGTTTTCTTTCCATTGGAGAGTATAATCGCCGTCTCCGTGCTCTCAGCTCCCTCTGGGCTTCACGTCCTCGCGA AAACTTCATTGCGACAGAGAATGTCAGCCCTACAGGAACTGAATTTCAGGTTATTCAGCAATCTCAGCAAAATCAATTCTCCGGTTTCTGA